Proteins found in one Larimichthys crocea isolate SSNF chromosome I, L_crocea_2.0, whole genome shotgun sequence genomic segment:
- the LOC109138418 gene encoding uncharacterized protein LOC109138418: MKMLIILYFMLMLSVGRCTDDQIFETTTVGVGEYVTLKCPCKSFQSMYWIRLIPGNLPEVLGKALNSKGVDSRIITTEESRTFVLRIKNTKLSDTGVYFCMQMQNILTFLKGADLKVEEPDTTAVPPSDPVRPGGSVTVTQSSVLSDSENTTGPEEQTVCCFRSESDECHLNFTNIPGNNVEEYEVNMRDSKRTTMILFPLGASLVISLIIIAFILDSGKVCNCYTGTVRTSGLQNRDLKQFKRNEDTWVYSSVVFTVMKTGSGGMADAKSAERERIYAAVKAFQLD; this comes from the exons ATGAAAATGCTGattatattgtatttcatgCTGATGCTCAGTGTGGGGC gatGCACAGATGATCAGATCTTTGAGACAACGACTGTTGGTGTTGGAGAATATGTGACACTAAAATGTCCCTGCAAGTCTTTTCAAAGCATGTATTGGATCCGGCTCATTCCTGGAAACCTTCCTGAAGTCTTAGGAAAAGCACTTAACTCTAAGGGTGTCGATTCTCGCATTATAACCACAGAAGAATCAAGAACATTTGTTCTGcgtattaaaaacacaaagctaaGTGATACTGGAGTTTACTTCTGCATGCAAATGCAAAACATCTTGACATTTCTGAAAGGAGCAGACCTGAAAGTTGAAG AACCTGATACGACTGCAGTCCCTCCATCTGATCCAGTCCgtcctggagggtctgtgacTGTGACGCAGAGTTcagtcctctctgactctgagaacACAACAGGTCCAGAAGAACAGACTGTGTGCTGTTTCAGATCTGAATCAGATGAATGTCATCTGAACTTTACTAACATTCCAGGAAACAATGTTGAAGAATATGAAGTCAACATGAGGGATTCGAAGAGGACAACTATGATTTTGTTTCCACTTGGTGCTTCTTTAGTTATAAGCCTGATTATTATAGCTTTCATCCTTGATTCCGGGAAGGTCTGTAATTGTTACACTG GCACTGTACGCACTAGTGGACTGCAAAATCGTGATTTAAAGCAGTTTAAG AGGAATGAGGACACGTGGGTTTACTCTTCTGTCGTGTTTACCGTAATGAAAACTGGCAGTGGTGGAATGGCGGACGCAaaatcagcagagagagagaggatctaCGCTGCTGTCAAAGCTTTTCAGTTGGATTAG